A genome region from Roseofilum reptotaenium CS-1145 includes the following:
- the leuD gene encoding 3-isopropylmalate dehydratase small subunit — translation MSQIQLISGPGIPSIGDDIDTDRIIPARFLRCVRFDGLGEVVFQDDRAQMQGKHPFDQPQYQQAKILVVNGNFGCGSSREHAPQAIARWGIQAIIGESFAEIFFGNCVAIGLPCVTASSEQIKALQTAIAANPSMQLTLDLNNLTVAWEGNTSPVHLSAGAQQMFTSGTWDSCGQLLQGVDSIRTTAAQLPYLKF, via the coding sequence ATGAGTCAAATTCAACTAATTTCTGGCCCAGGAATTCCCTCAATCGGTGATGATATTGACACCGATCGCATTATTCCGGCTCGTTTTCTCCGCTGTGTCAGGTTCGATGGCTTAGGAGAAGTTGTTTTTCAGGATGACCGTGCCCAAATGCAGGGCAAACATCCCTTCGATCAACCCCAGTATCAACAGGCGAAAATCCTAGTCGTGAATGGTAATTTTGGCTGTGGTTCCAGTCGCGAACACGCTCCCCAGGCGATCGCCCGTTGGGGGATTCAAGCCATTATCGGTGAAAGTTTTGCCGAAATTTTCTTTGGTAATTGTGTCGCCATTGGACTGCCTTGTGTGACGGCTTCGAGCGAGCAAATTAAGGCTCTGCAAACGGCGATCGCCGCTAATCCCTCAATGCAGCTTACCCTAGATCTCAATAACCTAACCGTGGCGTGGGAAGGCAACACCAGCCCCGTTCACCTCAGTGCTGGAGCGCAACAAATGTTTACCTCTGGTACATGGGACAGTTGCGGCCAACTCCTGCAAGGAGTAGACTCCATTCGTACCACCGCCGCCCAATTGCCGTATCTGAAGTTTTAG
- a CDS encoding nucleotidyltransferase family protein, whose amino-acid sequence MSNTIAIHPSIHIDCDRLRKLCQHWQIIELALFGSVLREDFRPDSDIDLLITWDAQSHWTLLDFAQMHEDFALLLDRPVDLVSKRAIESSNNPLRRKEILNTAQLIYQK is encoded by the coding sequence ATGTCTAACACGATCGCCATTCATCCTAGCATTCACATCGATTGCGATCGCCTGCGGAAACTGTGCCAGCACTGGCAAATTATCGAGCTTGCCCTCTTCGGTTCCGTTCTGCGTGAGGATTTCCGCCCCGATAGCGACATTGACTTACTCATTACTTGGGATGCACAAAGCCATTGGACATTACTCGATTTTGCCCAAATGCATGAAGACTTTGCTCTACTTCTAGATCGCCCAGTTGATCTCGTCAGTAAACGCGCCATTGAAAGTAGCAACAACCCACTACGCCGCAAGGAAATTTTGAACACTGCTCAACTCATTTATCAAAAATGA
- a CDS encoding HepT-like ribonuclease domain-containing protein, producing the protein MITDRDRQSLVDIINSITLAGEYLQHKSQADFEQDPILQDAIIRRIEIVGEAAARLSETARNEMQAVSWKQIIGMRNIMIHQYDRVDLQLVWDTVTQAFPRLIQSLQPYL; encoded by the coding sequence ATGATCACCGATCGCGATCGCCAGTCTCTAGTTGATATCATTAACTCCATCACCCTTGCGGGTGAATATTTGCAGCACAAGAGCCAAGCTGATTTTGAGCAAGACCCAATTCTGCAAGATGCCATCATTCGCCGAATTGAAATTGTTGGAGAAGCTGCTGCCCGCTTATCTGAAACTGCACGTAACGAAATGCAAGCTGTTTCCTGGAAACAGATCATTGGAATGCGGAATATTATGATTCATCAATACGATCGCGTTGATCTGCAACTTGTCTGGGATACGGTCACTCAAGCTTTTCCTAGACTTATCCAAAGTCTTCAACCCTACCTCTAA